A genomic segment from Necator americanus strain Aroian chromosome III, whole genome shotgun sequence encodes:
- a CDS encoding hypothetical protein (NECATOR_CHRIII.G10404.T1) — protein MENNLKEELNRRMRAAWAAFAAVREATDQLTDQDLRTHLFHLTVLPALCYAAEMWADTAATSRKLFTTHRALERCFLKFNGRTQHLAGFRSSDLRGMSRLRDPAEYVSKAKQMGRSHHDKNRRQMD, from the coding sequence atggaaaacaacttgaaggaagaactgaatagaagaatgagagcagcatgggcagcattcgcagccgtcagggaagctacggaccaactgacggaccaagatcttcgtacCCATCTGTTCCACttgacagtccttccagcgctctgttacgcagcggagatgTGGGCAGACAcggcggccacgtctaggaagttatttactacccacagagcccttgagagatgtttcctgaagtttaacgggcgcacacaacaccttgccggttttcgtagctccgacttaagaggaatgtcccgtcttcgcgacccagcggaatatgtatcgaaggCAAAacagatgggccggtcacatcatgacaAGAATCGACGacagatggactaa
- a CDS encoding hypothetical protein (NECATOR_CHRIII.G10405.T1), producing MEMITEVLLEPFPFINSCVKPDHPTGEASPRILPSEVRVAIKSMKPGTAPGPNFISADFLRAGGHKKGDREDLRNYCPICLLSVLYKVFTKIILTHISRTLDEAQPQEQAGFRQGFSCLDHIQTVSRVIEVCREYRLPFGDYEKTFDSVETNAILSALVDQGVEASYVRTLANCYGRCRTRIQLFHRPLTIPIGKRYDKAILYKLFTAALQLIMRSLSWKERANVLMEDFFRTFVSRTTSFSFRAVPMKQKRCSTN from the coding sequence ATGGAAATGATTAcggaggttctactcgaaccttttccgttcatcaactcctgtgtcaagcccgatcatcccactggcgaagcttcaccacggattctcccttcggaagtacgagtcgctatcaagagcatgaaacctggcacagcccccggacctaattttatatcagcagactttcttcgggctggtggccataagaaaggtgaccgagaggaccttcggaactactgtccgatatgcttgctgagcgtgttatacaaagtatttaccaagatcatcctcacgcacatatctaggacgctggatgaagcccagcctcaagaacaagctggattccgccaggggttcagctgcttggaccacatccagaccgtgtcgagggtcatagaggtttgccgggaataccgcctgcccttcggcgactatgagaaaacctttgacagcgtcgaaacgaatgcaatactgtcagcgctggtcgatcaaggtgtggaggcatcgtatgtgaggacattagccaattgctacggtCGATGCaggactaggatacagcttttccaccgccctctcaccatacccattggaaaaaggtacgacaaggcgatactatataaGCTGTTCACAGCTGCATTGCAATTGATAATGAGATCACTATCCTGGAAAGAAAGGGCaaacgtgttgatggaagatttctttcgaaccttcgtctcgcggacgacatcgttctcttttcgggcagtaccaatgaagcagaaacgatgctcaacgaattga
- a CDS encoding hypothetical protein (NECATOR_CHRIII.G10403.T3), which translates to MKKDHRRWTWESPNGTTRAEIDHILTNRRWCLLDVSVVPSFCSGSDHRLLRAKIRLSHTMEKNICYRQRRRKEVIYDDCVLEDFLSQGDWHIEEDPNVDYEMLLRGLRACAERASKPRTTNLDRISKTTKEFLERRKGFEA; encoded by the coding sequence atgaaaaaagatcatcgtcggtggacatgggaatcgcccaatggcacgactcgtgcggagatcgaccacatactcaccaaccggagatGGTGtttacttgacgtctcagtagtaccatccttttgtagtggttctgatcaccgtctccttcgtgcgaaaatacgacttagccacacgatggaaaagaacatttgctatcggcaacgaaggagaaaagaagtcatctacgacgattgcgtactcgaggacttcttgtcccaaggtgactggcacatcgaagaggacccaaacgtggactacgagatgctgctcagaggattacgagcctgtgctgaacgtgcctcgaagccgcgcacgacaaatttggatcgaatttcgaagaccaccaaggaattcttggaaagaaggaagggctttgaggcttga
- a CDS encoding hypothetical protein (NECATOR_CHRIII.G10406.T1), giving the protein MATGERRSNLRLLRTLLILDQGDIRTTRHGDCLRLCTYNARTVSTDADLHVLLGAAERIKFHVIALQETKYRRSDVRQMNDGTLVIRGEKNPSRNVGGVDFVAHPSVVHLVDSHEILSPRLAILRLHPLRQKSISIINCYSPTSAADESELDAFCEEPATRGPSTNSLSETSTQN; this is encoded by the coding sequence atggcgaccggtgagaggcgatcaaatctcaggttgctcaggacgttattgattctggaccaaggcgacatacgcacgactcgccatggagactgtctcagactgtgtacttacaacgcgagaacagtttccacagacgctgacctgcatgtccttctcggagctgcagagcgtatcaaatttcacgtgattgctctgcaggagaccaagtacagaaggagcgacgtacgacagatgaatgacggtacactcgtcattcgtggagagaagaatccgtcgcgaaatgtaggcggtgttgattttgttgcgcacccatctgtcgtccatctcgtcgattctcacgagatcctgtcacctcgtctggccattcttcgccttcaccctctgcgccaaaaatccatcagtatcatcaactgctactcaccaacatcagcagccgatgaatccgaattggacgcgttttgcGAGGAGCCCGCAACGAGaggtccttctacaaattcgttgtcggagacttcaacgcaaaactag
- a CDS encoding hypothetical protein (NECATOR_CHRIII.G10407.T1) encodes MYHHKIRFHSGVHAKIAAIRTSYFTPSIKTTITRILRLCTVCRRAQGHAYRYPEMPSLPPERVNRSRPFQKVGLDYLGPLYHRDQVHSQAEIWICLFICMATRAVHLELVHNNTAFEFLLAFRRLIARSGTPDLIISDNATTFQQPMTPYKAPSTIAKP; translated from the coding sequence ATGTACCACCATAAGATCAGGTTCCATTCGGGTGTTCATGCCAAAATCGCCGCTATCCGCACCTCATATTTCACCCCATCCATCAAAACCACCATCACCAGAATCCTTCGGCTCTGTACAGTATGTAGAAGAGCCCAAGGACACGCTTACCGCTATCCTGAAATGCCTAGTCTTCCTCCGGAACGAGTCAACCGTTCTAGACCGTTCCAGAAAGTTGGACTAGACTACTTAGGACCACTTTATCATAGAGATCAGGTCCATTCTCAGGCCGAGATTTGGATCTGTCTCTTCATCTGCATGGCAACCCGCGCTGTACATCTCGAGTTAGTCCACAACAACACCGCATTCGAGTTTTTACTCGCCTTTCGCCGTTTGATTGCTCGCAGTGGTACTCCGGACCTCATCATCAGCGACAATGCTACCACTTTCCAACAGCCAATGACTCCCTACAAAGCACCATCTACAATCGCAAAGCCATAG
- a CDS encoding hypothetical protein (NECATOR_CHRIII.G10408.T1), with product MPLKTAPSNVYSKRTTLSACSSTFDPLGLLTPFLVPFKVFIQDIWKKEYQLDTPFDQEDYQRWDELVQQFKHPLPPIPRFIASANRNTTYELAVFGDGSQRLFACRAYLICRSPSTTSSQLIMAKSLLATAKL from the coding sequence ATGCCACTTAAAACCGCACCTTCGAATGTGTACTCTAAGCGCACAACGCTCAGTGCATGTTCATCCACCTTTGATCCACTTGGTCTTCTCACACCATTTTTAGTGCCCTTCAAGGTATTCATTCAGGATATCTGGAAGAAGGAATACCAGTTGGACACTCCATTTGATCAAGAAGACTATCAGCGATGGGACGAATTGGTCCAGCAGTTCAAACATCCGTTGCCACCAATTCCACGTTTCATCGCTTCCGCAAACCGCAACACCACTTATGAGCTCGCAGTCTTTGGAGACGGCTCACAACGTCTCTTTGCCTGCCGTGCTTACCTTATTTGCCGCTCACCATCAACCACTTCTTCACAGCTAATCATGGCTAAGTCATTATTAGCAACGGCTAAGCTCTAG
- a CDS encoding hypothetical protein (NECATOR_CHRIII.G10409.T1), whose amino-acid sequence MVMWLDGYAIVSVNQRKKVRYMDGYAIVSVNQRKKDIPEVVNTQQDIWCNVAIDGQCVRVNAECAECVLVFFTETIWFEQGS is encoded by the exons ATGGTGATGTGGTTGGATGGTTATGCGATTGTCTCAgtaaatcaacgaaaaaaggtTCGTTACATGGATGGTTATGCGATTGTCTCAgtaaatcaacgaaaaaag GACATCCCAGAAGTTGTCAATACCCAGCAGGATATCTGGTGTAACGTGGCGATTGATGGTCAGTGTGTCCGGGTTAATGCGGAATGTGCGGAGTGCGTGCTTGTCTTCTTTACTGAGACGATATGGTTTGAACAGGGAAGTTAG
- a CDS encoding hypothetical protein (NECATOR_CHRIII.G10410.T1) — MRHRNQSRHSPFPSSPPYGVRFRANPRDSLSAVRRTHSSPKSSSHVATDDEMHNGLDCRPVDDPTTLTTSSNHQRPLLMTVKAHTRNIKTKTLETVNVMLDSGAQNSFISNAATERLSLKPYDHKPLIVIGFGG; from the coding sequence ATGCGCCACCGCAATCAAAGCCGCCACTCACCGTTTCCATCTTCACCACCTTACGGGGTCAGATTTCGTGCAAATCCACGCGATAGTCTTTCGGCCGTACGCAGAACCCATTCCAGCCCAAAATCCAGTAGCCATGTCGCCACGGATGACGAGATGCATAACGGACTTGATTGCCGTCCGGTCGACGATCCCACCACCCTTACCACTTCATCCAACCACCAACGCCCTCTTCTTATGACTGTTAAGGCTCACACTCGTAACATTAAGACGAAGACCCTTGAAACGGTCAACGTCATGCTGGATTCAGGAGCCCAAAACAGTTTCATAAGTAACGCAGCCACTGAGCGCTTATCCCTCAAACCCTACGACCATAAGCCATTGATTGTCATCGGGTTCGGAGGATGA
- a CDS encoding hypothetical protein (NECATOR_CHRIII.G10411.T1) gives MSGGSSPPYTAADTINVQLRKVELPTFDGDFSTYNDFWAKFKTAVHDNPSLSTAVKFIYPSSSLKGSAALVVQGYDITNPSNYHLAIEALRRRYDRPQFTHNFFLQKIRELASVVCLRFIAEGHVMPDPSMYPAAQPLR, from the coding sequence ATGTCCGGAGGCTCATCACCACCATACACTGCTGCGGATACCATAAACGTACAACTCCGCAAGGTAGAGCTACCTACCTTCGACGGGGATTTCTCCACCTATAATGACTTCTGGGCCAAATTCAAGACCGCGGTCCACGACAACCCGTCCCTATCCACCGCTGTTAAGTTTATCTATCCCAGTAGCAGCCTTAAAGGTAGCGCCGCACTTGTTGTACAAGGGTACGACATAACCAATCCCTCCAACTACCATCTTGCTATTGAAGCCCTACGCAGACGGTATGACCGTCCGCAGTTCacccataatttctttttgcagaaaataagaGAACTTGCCAGCGTCGTCTGCCTCCGCTTCATCGCAGAGGGACACGTTATGCCAGATCCAAGCATGTATCCTGCAGCTCAACCGCTTCGATGA
- a CDS encoding hypothetical protein (NECATOR_CHRIII.G10412.T1), translated as MDAFDIYWREHKGDDVEPTATATIFALDDLIRKETELADMIGTTASASTTPQYNPKTPWMSRWMPHPSEPCPHTTAYVRRLITTIHCCGYHKRTTPQGRATYLRRGFLHL; from the coding sequence ATGGATGCCTTTGACATCTATTGGCGCGAACACAAAGGTGACGATGTGGAACCAACCGCTACCGCTACCATCTTCGCCCTCGACGATCTTATCCGCAAGGAAACCGAACTTGCGGATATGATTGGCACCACCGCAAGCGCATCCACCACACCCCAATATAACCCTAAAACACCATGGATGAGCCGATGGATGCCACATCCATCAGAACCCTGCCCTCACACCACCGCATATGTCCGGAGGCTCATCACCACCATACACTGCTGCGGATACCATAAACGTACAACTCCGCAAGGTAGAGCTACCTACCTTCGACGGGGATTTCTCCACCTATAA
- a CDS encoding hypothetical protein (NECATOR_CHRIII.G10413.T1) codes for MKYYFKIRNIWVEEREAFIGGPAHWEKRPQSSQNAGNIFVLRPEHKVNYFTPDFSVFEQNKPKDEVPYWVVTLLCVQLYNRAAALSDEECANYHELRTSSDYATFVEDCAGKAVLGFENGVSNKFFASKLTQDDFNSLFENVVKASFKILIENTNFEQLKLPKLEELNGGLSIRNNKLLRTFQINKAHKFDRTINGPTVVTVDGNPVLGRESMDNLRHLCDYCDIFSWTKCSALDVVKPDSYGDLVNRCAGESIIKQKPGARFFLRANKMTQHQFNSLFYKATHVEMCLDFQDMQWKEITFPNLVRLIPCGYGDPSLRIVHNYYLTAINLPAYDSEGFGRLNPLNNVELKNNFVLPNEVLLSLKSNCRFCKLEQYKECDNLYSASTENATEFVDKCGGKRVMTPKEGHVLILDISTLTQELIDELFMDATHIKMCIILKGSQIRRLRMPRLKKAESCLPGRPAFEIEGNMYLEVIELPPDFDFNVYDYIFHISNNPRLPREILVIFDRCRGCSIETDTRCSMTSGGYKTVYELLQFCPGKRHIVFHDEISVTEYQLQQLCSEAIFLQMCFKIVNTNYRQINCPKLMYMKPCVQGKQVLTIVGNPLLTEVTIPLNVLYPKGEKILIVKKNQKLKQPTIEKLKQICPVCEIEGFFSKCSGMGPITDVNAFLMQCSGQPFIDGAPGVVLEVDLSHTTEEQLNGLFANVEEMQICITIKGSSITRLRFPKLKRWRSCAPGRAALTLINNYYLESLEFPSCKGCVDSAIIRNNPRLPRTVIVLITSWCSQCIVEEYVPSCGLGVGGFSAIDFVRACAGRDFIKPEGGPVYIRSSEVSEALFNAFCSKAVYMEVCIEISESYYRSIRCPHLREVRPCEPGKQVFTIVDNPRLVVVDIPAAVLYPRNEKILFVKKNKVLPQENIEKLKRICPACEIEFYFSKCSGLGPITNVDAFVQRCSGQPFIDGAEGVVLEVDLSRQTEGQINGLFANVVEMQICVTIKGSSIRRLVFPKLKQWKACAPGRAALILINNYYLESLEFPSCRERCVDSGTIRNNPRLPKTVIELIISWCSRCIVEVYVPSCGLGIGGFTATDFVRACAGKPYIKPEGVTIWIRSNEVSEEEFNAFCSKAVYMEVCIEISVSNYRSLRCPDLKEVKSCQPGKPAITIVGNLYFSIFEIPRTVRFPAGAHIFEIAGNPRLPTDTIRILKSICPQCRITYDYDCDLARPFTAKQFAAACQQHHVVRPLPGYILEFTSNDLTEMEMNAMCAEAIYLEACIVISASQYSSFRCPKLRELRSCQPGRAAITIINNPRFQVLEIPPSVTFPRGAIILEIYGNPLLPDDILEKYRKLCPHCKFGSEGECVLQPREYTDKELVRTCAGKKIIKPAEGFFLTLSSQFVTEAEMNALCSKATHMQICITIIDSNFKSLRCPYLKELKPCRPGEPAIKIVRNFQFSVLEIPNTLAFPKGTIIFEIEENPHLPLEKVKELLLICPLCHITANLACDLERRHYTEKELVAACAGKTIIRPAEGYMLVLKSKETTEEEFNALCSKAIYMEICIEITNSQFKRLRCPFLRELVPCQKGRPAIKIVGNIQFETLDVREDLKYPAGEPIFEISEVPHMALAHIKRLQRMCKHCKITANLGCGLNKRTYTDTEMVAACAGKTIVKPAEGYMLVMSSDTVSEAEMNAVCSKAVYMEICIVIRSSSFKSFKCPYLRELKSCKPGVPAIRIVGNPLLTDVSISKTLLYRVGTLEVRGNPNLSERSIMELKRLCPECIIRRQP; via the exons atgaaatattattttaagatAAGAAATATATGGGTTGAGGAAAG GGAGGCTTTCATCGGCGGACCTGCTCACTGGGAGAAACGCCCGCAATCTTCCCAAAATGCAG GcaacatttttgttcttaGACCAGAGCACAAAGTGAATTACTTCACCCCCGATTTTTCGGtgtttgaacaaaataaaccTAAAGACGAA GTACCATATTGGGTGGTCACCCTTCTATGTGTTCAGCTGTACAATAGAGCTGCTGCCTTATCAGACGAGG AATGCGCTAATTACCACGAACTCCGGACTTCTTCCGATTACGCGACTTTTGTCGAAGACTGCGCTGGCAAAGCAGTGCTTGGCTTCGAAAATGGAGTGTCCAACAAATTCTTCGCGAGCAAACTGACACAAGACGACTTCAACAGCTTATTCGAGAACGTCGTCAAGGCTTCGTTCAAAATCCTGATTGAGAACACCAACTTCGAGCAGCTGAAGTTGCCGAAACTTGAGGAACTGAACGGAG GTCTCTCCATTCGTAacaataagctgctgaggacGTTCCAAATAAACAAAGCTCACAAGTTTGATCGCACAATCAACGGACCTACAGTTGTGACGGTTGACGGCAATCCAGTGCTTGGTCGAGAGAGCATGGATAATCTGCGACACCTTTGCGATTACTGCGATATTTTCAGCTGGACGA AATGTAGCGCATTGGACGTAGTTAAGCCTGACTCGTACGGTGACCTTGTTAACAGATGTGCTGGAGAGTCTATAATCAAGCAGAAGCCGGGTGCTCGCTTTTTCCTACGTGCCAACAAGATGACACAGCACCAGTTCAATTCTCTATTTTATAAAGCCACCCATGTGGAAATGTGTCTCGACTTCCAGGATATGCAGTGGAAAGAGATAACCTTCCCAAACCTCGTTCGACTCATTCCGTGTGGCTACG GAGATCCATCGCTAAGGATCGTCCACAATTACTATTTGACTGCGATTAATCTGCCAGCCTATGATTCAGAAGGATTTGGTCGTCTGAATCCGTTGAACAATGTAGAACTCAAGAACAACTTTGTTCTACCGAATGAAGTTCTCTTATCATTAAAAAGTAACTGTCGTTTCTGCAAACTTGAGCAGTACAAAG AGTGTGACAACTTGTATTCGGCAAGCACTGAAAATGCCACTGAATTCGTAGACAAGTGCGGAGGAAAAAGGGTAATGACACCTAAAGAGGGTCACGTACTAATCCTGGACATTTCCACATTAACTCAAGAGCTCATTGATGAGTTATTCATGGACGCCACCCACATAAAAATGTGTATCATTCTCAAAGGTTCGCAGATCAGGAGATTGCGAATGCCTCGTCTCAAGAAAGCGGAGTCATGCCTACCAG GCAGGCCGGCGTTTGAAATCGAAGGAAACATGTACCTGGAAGTGATTGAGTTACCTCCTGACTTTGACTTTAACGTTTACGATTACATATTCCACATCAGCAACAACCCCAGACTGCCAAGAGAAATCCTCGTTATCTTCGACCGTTGCAGAGGGTGTTCGATAGAAACAGATACTA GATGCTCAATGACGAGTGGTGGATACAAAACGGTCTACGAATTGCTACAATTCTGTCCTGGAAAAAGACACATCGTATTCCATGATGAGATTAGTGTAACCGAATATCAACTCCAGCAGCTCTGTTCCGAAGCAATATTTCTACAAATGTGCTTCAAAATCGTCAACACCAACTACAGACAAATCAACTGTCCAAAGTTGATGTACATGAAACCATGCGTGCAAG GAAAGCAAGTGCTCACAATTGTTGGAAACCCGCTTCTAACTGAAGTTACTATCCCGCTCAACGTACTCTATCCAAAAGGAGAGAAGATCTTGATTGTCAAAAAGAACCAGAAACTGAAGCAACCAACCATTGAGAAATTGAAGCAGATCTGTCCGGTTTGTGAGATCGAAGGTTTCTTCTCAA AATGCAGCGGCATGGGACCAATCACCGATGTTAACGCGTTCCTCATGCAGTGCAGTGGACAACCGTTTATCGATGGAGCGCCTGGCGTGGTCCTAGAGGTGGACCTTTCTCACACCACCGAGGAGCAGCTAAACGGATTATTTGCGAATGTCGAAGAGATGCAGATCTGCATTACTATCAAGGGCTCTAGTATCACGAGGCTGCGCTTCCCAAAACTGAAGAGATGGAGGTCATGCGCACCTG GGAGAGCTGCGTTGACATTAATAAACAACTACTACCTGGAATCCCTAGAATTCCCCTCATGCAAAGGATGTGTTGATAGTGCCATCATCCGGAACAACCCTCGTTTGCCAAGGACGGTGATCGTATTGATTACCAGCTGGTGCAGTCAATGCATAGTAGAGGAGTATGTTCCAT CATGCGGCCTTGGCGTTGGAGGATTTAGCGCAATTGACTTTGTTAGGGCTTGTGCTGGAAGAGATTTCATTAAGCCCGAAGGTGGTCCTGTTTATATAAGGTCCAGCGAAGTGTCAGAAGCACTATTCAACGCATTCTGTTCCAAAGCCGTCTACATGGAAGTGTGTATCGAAATATCCGAGTCTTACTATAGGAGCATTCGATGTCCGCACCTCAGAGAAGTCAGACCTTGCGAGCCAG gaaagcaAGTTTTTACCATCGTTGATAATCCACGCTTGGTTGTGGTCGACATCCCGGCAGCTGTCCTGTATCCTCGGAACGAAAAGATcctttttgtaaagaaaaataaggtaCTACCGCAAGAAAATATCGAGAAGCTGAAGAGGATTTGTCCAGCTTGTGAGATCGAGTTCTACTTCTCAA AATGCAGTGGGTTGGGGCCGATCACCAATGTCGACGCGTTCGTCCAGCGATGCAGCGGACAACCGTTCATCGATGGAGCAGAAGGGGTGGTATTAGAAGTCGATCTTTCCCGGCAGACAGAAGGACAGATCAACGGACTGTTTGCGAATGTCGTCGAAATGCAAATCTGTGTTACGATCAAAGGAAGCAGCATCAGGAGGCTCGTTTTCCCAAAGCTGAAGCAATGGAAAGCTTGTGCGCCTG GGAGAGCTGCGTTGATATTAATAAACAACTACTACCTGGAATCCCTAGAATTCCCCTCATGCCGAGAAAGATGTGTTGATAGTGGCACTATCCGGAACAACCCTCGTTTGCCGAAGACTGTGATCGAATTGATTATCAGTTGGTGCAGTCGATGCATAGTAGAAGTATATGTTCCAT CTTGTGGCCTAGGAATTGGAGGTTTTACCGCAACTGATTTCGTCAGAGCTTGCGCAGGAAAACCGTACATCAAACCCGAAGGTGTTACCATTTGGATAAGGTCAAATGAAGTATCAGAAGAAGAATTCAACGCTTTTTGCTCAAAAGCAGTCTATATGGAAGTGTGCATTGAAATCTCCGTCTCTAACTACAGGAGCCTGCGATGTCCCGACCTCAAAGAGGTCAAATCTTGCCAGCCAG GGAAACCCGCGATTACTATCGTCGGCAATCTGTATTTCTCCATCTTTGAAATACCTCGCACCGTACGTTTCCCTGCTGGTGCGCACATATTTGAAATTGCTGGAAATCCGCGTCTTCCGACAGATACCATCAGAATCCTCAAATCAATCTGTCCACAATGTCGCATCACATATGATTATG ATTGTGATCTTGCGCGTCCATTCACGGCAAAACAGTTTGCTGCTGCCTGCCAACAACACCATGTAGTTCGACCTTTACCGGGCTACATACTCGAGTTCACATCAAACGATCTGACcgaaatggaaatgaatgcaATGTGTGCGGAAGCGATTTACCTGGAAGCCTGCATTGTCATCTCAGCATCCCAATACAGCAGTTTCCGATGTCCTAAGCTGCGAGAGTTAAGGTCATGTCAACCAG GGCGCGCTGCCATCACAATTATAAACAATCCTCGCTTCCAAGTGCTCGAGATTCCGCCGAGCGTTACCTTCCCCCGTGGTGCAATTATCTTAGAAATTTATGGAAACCCTCTTCTTCCAGAtgatattttggaaaaatatagGAAATTGTGTCCACATTGCAAGTTTGGATCTGAAGGAG AATGTGTCCTGCAACCACGTGAATACACTGACAAGGAACTAGTAAGGACTTGCgctggaaagaaaataatcaaacCTGCAGAAGGGTTTTTCTTGACGCTTTCCTCGCAGTTTGTGACAGAAGCTGAGATGAATGCTCTCTGTTCAAAGGCAACTCATATGCAAATTTGTATTACAATAATTGACTCAAACTTCAAGAGCTTACGTTGTCCATACTTGAAAGAACTGAAACCTTGTCGACCAG GAGAGCCAGCAATCAAAATCGTGCGAAACTTCCAATTCTCTGTCCTTGAAATCCCAAACACCTTAGCCTTCCCGAAAGGAACTATCAtctttgaaattgaagaaaatcccCATCTACCCTTAGAGAAAGTTAAAGAACTCTTACTAATATGCCCACTGTGCCACATAACCGCAAATCTCG CGTGCGACTTGGAAAGGAGACACTACACTGAGAAGGAACTAGTAGCAGCATGTGCAGGAAAAACTATAATCAGACCAGCAGAAGGATATATGCTGGTTCTTAAGTCCAAAGAAACAACAGAAGAGGAATTTAACGCTTTGTGTTCGAAGGCTATTTACATGGAAATTTGCATAGAAATCACCAATTCACAGTTCAAGCGCCTACGATGTCCATTTTTGAGAGAACTTGTTCCATGCCAAAAAG GTCGACCGGCTATCAAGATTGTCGGCAATATTCAATTCGAAACTCTCGACGTTCGCGAAGACCTCAAATACCCCGCTGGTGAACCTATATTCGAGATCAGTGAAGTGCCACATATGGCGCTCGCTCATATCAAGCGTCTTCAGAGAATGTGTAAACATTGTAAAATCACGGCCAATCTAG GTTGCGGACTCAACAAAAGGACGTACACAGATACGGAGATGGTTGCTGCATGTGCAGGAAAGACAATAGTAAAGCCTGCTGAAGGATACATGCTGGTGATGTCAAGCGACACCGTATCAGAGGCTGAGATGAACGCAGTCTGCTCAAAGGCAGTTTACATGGAGATTTGTATAGTGATACGATCGTCTTCGTTCAAATCTTTCAAGTGTCCTTACCTCAGAGAACTCAAATCCTGCAAACCTG GTGTGCCAGCGATCAGGATCGTTGGAAATCCTCTTCTCACTGACGTTTCGATATCGAAGACGCTGCTTTATCGTGTAGGAACGTTGGAAGTGCGGGGAAACCCAAACCTCTCAGAGAGATCAATCATGGAGCTCAAGAGGCTCTGTCCAGAATGCATTATCAGAAGGCAACCGTGA